CAGCGCCCCCCTCAAAAAGCACTCACCAACGCGTAGCCTCCCCAGACCTTCTTCCACACATTGGAAGGTCCGCTCCTTGTGGAGCTCAAGGGCCCTGCTGTAGTCCTCCAGGGCGGGTCCTTCTCTGGAACACAGCACCAGGCTGCATCCGCGATGGCACAAGTCTTCCGCCCAGACTTGGGGGTCGTTGGAGCAGCCGGCGTCGGAACAGCCGTGCTTCTGAATGACTCCATCGAGGTCAGCTACGCTACGCTCGTGTAAGCCAAGTCGCGCGAGGCAGACTGCCCGCTGCCGAAGATACTGGAGTCTATGTTTGTCCGCTGCTTGTACTGCCAGCGTCAGGAGAGGAAGAGCCTGATCCCAGCTTCCATCTGAACACACGCTGCTGGCATCCTGTGCTGCTGCCTGCCGTAGAAATAAGACACAACATCCTGACAACtttcataaaaaataatgtttagcTTTGACTTACActatctgaatttttttttaaaggctgtGTTTTTTACAGTATACCTACTTACTATAATGCCTTTGCATGTGGGAAAGGAGCACTATAGTCACTCCGTGACATTCACCCAGCCGGTTCCAGAATCGTGTAAAAAATAGCCATACATGTGAAAAGTCTTCTGCAAGTACTATTTAGTGTAATACATATATCATATCCCTCCCACTTTGAATTGTgcaaaaaaatgttaaatgttgcgattgtttattgtgttttcttattattatttcaaagagTGGTAATTGAAATATGTGTGGGTGCCTTAGTGATATGCTGTACAGTAATCAATTATCAAGTTTGTTTTTATAGTCTTGATTTACAGCTTAGATTTTATGGCCCTAGAAAAGGTTCAAAATGGTACCTTGGAGTGCAGTAATTCTCCTTATGTGATACAGAAATTGTACCTTGAGGGGAAGAAATAGTCTGCCAATGCCCAACAAGGAACATCAGTTTAACCTTTCGAGTCTGAAAAATGGGTCTTATACTGGAATTGGTCGAATTCCTTGGATTGAACTATTGAAGAGGCTAAAAGTATTTTACTTATTATGGATGAATAGAAATGGCGCACCTTTGCTACCTGTTCCCTCTGATTGGATGGGATCAGAGCCAACAAGAGTTCCAGACATGAAGATTCTTTCTCAGCAAGCTTGCAGAGTCTGCGAGCTGCTCTGCAATAATTGTGCCGCCAAGCATCCATTACACCCGCCCTGGCCTTGGCTGAAGGATTTCTTGGCTCCTGGCTGAACATCTGGCTCAGGTGAGCACCTGCCGCCTCCACTTCACCTGAGCCAGATGGATCGATACAGCAAGTATACAAAAATCAGTGCAAAGCTGAGCAGAACGTTGCATATTCAATCAGCAAAGATGGGCAAAGTCACACCACCTTTGGCTAAAAGTATGTCAACACAGAGGAGATGCCATCTGGGGCCTGCACAGTTAGTCTTCGTCAAAGCAGCGCAGATTACGGAAGCCTCCCTGAGCCGATCCTCGTGGCAAGGGACATTATTGGCGACTAGGACGTCTGACAGGCTGCTCCTGCAGAACTCATGCAGCCAATCACTGACCAGCTTGCGCGCTCTGTCCTTGAGTGACAGAAGGTCTTTGGTGACCTCATCAGTGTTTATCTGCAGTGCTGCCAGAATGTCATGGGTGCATTCCTGGAGTAGGAAGATAGGGTGAAGCTTATTGGATTCGAACACATTTTACTGGGCAAAAGAAATACGCATAAGACAGTAAATTAGAAAAATTTGAAAAACTTCATTTATGTCAGTAATTCTAATTACAAAGTGCATGTCATATATCATATGGATATACACAGAGATAAATATTTCATAATTTTGATGATTATAGTGTAGCAcaaagctaaaacccacagttCATTTAAGGTCAAGGTTGAGCTCGAGCCTGGTTGAATGTCAGATAGAAATTGGCTTTCTGAATGTGTTAATGTGTTCAATGAAGTTGAATAATCAATGAGTACATATTATAGAAATAAACCTTTGCTATCATATTGTAATTAAACTGCTCCTTTacatttggagaacaaaaaGTTTGGTATACTTGGCCACTGCACTTATGGTGAGAAATGAATTATAGTGGAAGAGGTGTATCCATACAGTGATGCCAGAGTTGTACCTTTTGCTGGTTGAGCAGGAGGTACGTGAAGCCTCTTCCGCAGAGTGCTTCAACATGTTTGGGCTGCTCCTTGAGAATGGCACTGAAATCAAAGATGGCTGTCTTTCTTTGGCCGAGCAGAGCGTAGCACCTCCCTCTCTCCAGCAAGGAGTCGACTGCCCCGCCATCTGGGAACGTTGAAATTACTTAATACACCGGAgtgcctttttttgttgttgtttttttttttaccagcaaTGATGATGGCGATTGAGAGATAGGCCACAGCCTCCCTGATGGCGCTCTCCTCTGTCGTGCATTCCAGAAGGCGTTTGGCAGCAGAGTGGCAGCGCGCCTGTAGCAGTGCCCGGTCCTTTTGCTTCGCCACTGTCAACAAGGGGCGTAGACAACTGGTATCGCCACATTGAATGAGCTTTTTTAGCAGCTGCAAAAGGGGGAAAGGGGAAATTAAATACAGTCTGCTTTCACGGAAAATTATGAGAAAATGTACGTATTATAAGTATGACTGACTTTGCCACATGCCATATCAACAGGGAACACCACTTTGAACAATTTTCTACGTAAGCCCGTGGGAATAGAAAGGAATACCATGAATAGCCAAAACCCACAAATACTTGGTAGAACCCGATCTTTTGTAACAATGAACTTACCCTAAAGTATCAGAGAATTCAGCTTTGTTTGGACTGCTGCCTCATGTGACACCAATAAATACACATTGACTTACAAATTACAAAAATATTAGGTGAAAACATGTTTCAAGCTTCTCTACCTGATTGGTGTCATAGAGAAAGCCCCTGTGCAGCTGCAGAAGTACGAGTCGGGCCAGGACGGGTGCCCGAGGACTCTTATGCCCGATGGAAAGCAACAACAAGCGATAAGCCTCCTCCACTCGTCCTAGCTGGTACAAGGCGTCTGCTGCTAAGATCTGAGGCCCATCGGTGCCTGGTTGGAGCTCCATGAGCAACATGGCAAGGCAGTGAACACCAGCAGGAGATCTGAATGTCAGACAGGGGGTGCATGCATACTATGATGGATATCAACATTTCTGCCCCATCTGAACATTACAACTAATATGTAAATGTAGTTTTTGAATGTACGTGAGACCCATAATACCCTGCCTTGTGGTCATCTGGCTTAGATGTAACATTTAGCTGATCATCCTGCTGAGCCTGCTGTGAGTAATTTTCACATGCGGCCGACTGACGGCGTCCAGCCTGCTCCAGCATGACCCGACCCTGCTCCAGAAGCACAGTCAAGAGCAGACCCCGGAGGTTCCACGGCACCAGACAGCGAACGGTCAACGACGTCTCCAGCGGGTGCAACCTGTTGGCCGTCACATAGTCGAGAGCTGTGAGATAGTTGAAGCCCCCGGTCATGCGCAGAAGCCCCCTTCCACAAAGTGCCCGCACACAGCTAGGTGGGTGAGGGGCATTGTGTTCAATCACAGCCTGGAAGTCCTCTAGCGCCCCTTTGTGGTCATCTGTGAGAAGTCGCGCATAGCCACAGAGCACTTGCACAGTGTTCTGATAGCTATTCTGATCTTTGGAAATGGCCAGCTGACTACAAATAGAGAGGGCCTCCTTATGCTCCCCCCTGAGAAGAAGACACTCGGCCAGTCGCACCCGCAGCTCTCGTCGTCCACCGTCAGGCTCCAAATGGCAAAGGGTTCGTAATTGAGCGATCACAGGGTCCAGAAGTTCCACTCCGTCTAGGGACCTCAGGTCGGCTCGGATGAGGACAGTCTCCCGGAAAGCAGAGAGACCCTTTTCAGCCTGCTGACGAAGATGGTTGCAAGCAGCCCAACCTGTGCCAAGATCAGTGAAGAGCTTTTGGAAGTAAATTCGGGCACAAGGGGGGTGCGCCTCGAAGGCTTGGCCCAAATCCAGACAGGCCTCTGCAACCCGGCCTCCCGCCGAGAGAAAGGCGGCTGCTCGACCGGTTAAGATCCTCGCTCGCCTGTCAGGTGTGTCTTGGATCATCTCCAAGATAGCTGAATACACATCTGCACTGTCGCCAAAGCGGcctatgaaaaacaaatgtgccGCCTGGAGCTCCTGCACGTGGCTGTCATCTGGTGAAAGCTCCAAAAGGAACTCCAGCAGTGGAGAAGCAGCCTCAAGATTCAATTGCATACTGTCCTTCTTGGTTGCTTCACATTTGCTGTCCAGCATCAAGGAGGGATGCCAGTGATGCATTTGGTCTGTCACGGCTTTTACTATTTGGGGTATTTGAGCAGCTTGTCTGCTCTTTACCAATTTGACAGTTTCACATTTGTTGCTCTTGTACGTTTTGAGGTAAAGCTTCAGACCCGTCGTTCGGCGAGACTCTGACAACAAGCAGGACAAGGCGCGGGTTATCTCCAACGCTACATAACAAATGTCCTCTGGATTTGGCTTTTGTTTCCGTTCAAGCAGAGCAGTACAGCGAGCAAAGATCTCCTCACAGCCTTGCCCGCCACTCTGAAGGAGGGACTCCATTTTGAAAACGGTGGCCGTCAAATTATTTGGGCAGAGCGTGGACAGAAAGAGAGCTACCAAACCTTTACTGAGAACTTCATCAGGTTGGACCTCTGGGTGGTCGAGCCAACTTTCTAGAATCGAGATGACTCCTTGAAGGTCTGACAACTCCATTTTGCGCATATGGGAAACAGTTGTTCCTGCATGAGTACTGAAAGCTGACGTGTAGAGGTAGGTAGCCCGAACCAGTTCGCCAGCCTCTAGCAACTTGTCTGCATCCTCACACAGAACTGAAACCTTGATGCCAGGTCTCACCATGGCAGTCATGATTATTGACTACCTCCTCACAATTGCACACCAAGACATACGTACGTCACCTGCCAACAGAAAAGATAGGATTAAAATGTCGTTGGTCTTACTCATAGAAAACACGACTTGTTATGAAGGGATGAATGTCACAAATAATACCAGGATATAAGTGTTGAATACGcagcttattaaaaaaaaatagcaatttacttaaaagtaaaatacaacTCAACTGTGCTTAAAAAACGACAAGTAAAAAATGTACTTGAtgcaaataaaagtttaaacaGGCTTTATAGACATCTACAGCTTCATTGTAATGTTTACATGTTATTTCATGTTTTAAACTGTATTTGTATTTGGTTGAGTGATTTGTTTTCTTTACGTACCACAAGTGATACTCCCGTACAACAATATAACCACTAGACCCGGGGTGTCCTAGACCAgtcgtttttttcgcgggccgcattgtagtcatagcttctttcggagagccattatgattgtccacccaaataaatgtatgagcacctcatattatatacagtaaaagctacaaaacaaactgacaaataactcgtttgcaaatcagacgagtaaaaactggtcaaatatctaaaagaaaagataatattaaaagtgaagacaatttgcaattctagcaatgacacgaatttgatgcacaatttgtcttcgcgggccacataaaatgatgtggtgggccgtatctggcccccgggccttgagtttgacaccagtgcacTAGACTAATGGGTCAAGGaatgtgtaccgtaattttcggactataagtcgctccggagtataaatcgcaccagccataaattgcccaaaaaagttaaaaaaaacatatataagtcgctccggagtataagtcgcattttggggggcgatttattcgacaaatcccaacaccaagaacagacatgaacgagcaacaacaggctaaacgatacgttatgctaacgtgacaaacagaaacgaggagctgagaacgggcctgacgtaacattcagttatttaaaaaaaactattacataaataacacgtttataaaaccatctgtgtcactccaattcattaaatccatcgatcgtcctttgtaaACAtcgccgtgtgccgcgccgcagttcaaattatacCACAGGCCCATGtggcatgtgaagtgatcaactatactaaaaataaaacatgtgaagtggtcaactatacttgtaagtaagtgatgtgttaatgatcaagtaagaatttgtgaaaaaaatatatatataactcgctcctgagtataagtcgccccccccccacccaaactatgaaatttATAGTCCGATAATTACGGTAATTCATTCTCTTGGTAATGTGGGATTTGTTTGTACTACCTACCTGTATTTCTTCCCCACGCAACAGTAACTTTCATGCCTAAGAGCAGACCGACCAAAATTTGCATAAATCCAGACTTATTCAATGTTCACATAACACCAAAATCCGAATAAATATGGCCGCTGTTAGAGCATCTCTTGCCCCGGACTGCCCGGGGAAAACACTACATGGGACCCATTTGCTGTCGGCTACTGTAACACAATAGTGCTCAGATCTGCGTTGCCAGGACAACTCAACATGGCCGTTGAACAACAAAAGCTGCAAATGTTAGCACGgagacaaaaaaagacattcaaaacaCATCCAATTCTTTCTTCCCTCTCCCTTTCTTTCGACACTTACCAGCGCGTGAGTTGTAGTCCGCGTGAGCGCTGGTcaggttgccatggtaaccgtACGCGACAACTTTGCCTGATAAATCATGACTTCACACCACCTTTATGGCAATCTGGGTGAAACGATCTCCAACAAACAGGAATCAATGCGGGGAAAGTCATTTGCAGATAAACAGACTCATTTAGAATCTGAAATCGAATTTTAATGCAATGCAATTTTAAGGGTTTGTAATAAATACAACTACAGTAAAAATAAAGAGTTTTGCATTTATAATCACACAGATCAATTAACATTGACTTAAAGAGTGATTTTCATGTATAGATAAGCCGTCACGTAGAATAATGTTACAACATACATCATTATAATCCAAATGTGCATGTCCAgagtcattcattcatcaatTCTCTGAACTGCTTATCATCACTACTAGGGTTGAGAGGCAAGGCGAGGGATACcttgaactggtcaccagccaatctcAGGGAACAACCAAAACCAATAGATTACATTCACAGTCACATTGATAGGGCCCTCTATTCCTTCCGAGCACAAGTCTGTGTGCAAATAGGCCCATTTGAGTTTTGGCAATTCCGTAGACCGACGTAGCTTGCCACAGGCACAAACAAAGACTAACTGGGCCATTTGGGCCTCAAAAGAAGTGTATTTGCCGTATATCCGTGGATACTGACTTCACCAGCACGCAGAGAGCATGCCATGTGTAGATGCAGGACTCAAGCTCAAGgtacatttaaaagaaataagTACATCTGAGCCTAACTtgggtttgaaaccctacttcaaATCAACAACCCTCAGTTGAAACCCTACTAGAAAACCCTGGCACTAGTTTGAAACTCTAACTTTGGTTTGAAACCCTGCTTTGAACCCttgaccctagtttgaaaccctactgcaaaaccctaaccctagtttgaaaccctactttggaaACTTGAGTTTTAAACCTTAAAGCGGAGTTTTAAACCCCACTACAAAACCCAAACCCTAGATTTAAATCCTATTTTGAAACCCTACCCCTAGGTTGAAAAGCTGACTTTAATTTGAAACAGTACTTTGACACTCAACCAATAACCGTAACAccaaaaccctaacccaaccctaaattaaatttaaaaccctattttgaaatcctaatcctagtttgaaaccaTACTAGGAAACCCCATtgctagtttaaaaccctactttAAAACCCATCCTTTGATTGAAAGGCTGACTTTAGTTTGAAACCGTACTTCGACACTTAAACAATAAGGCTAAACCAACCCttgtttgaaaccttaaccctagttttaaacccatccatccattttctgtaccacttgtccccacgggggcgaAACCcaaaccctagtttaaaaccaTAATTTGAAATCTTAACCCAAGGTAGAAAAGTTGTCTTGAAACCATACTATGACACTCAACAATAACCCGAATACTGCAACCTAACCCACGACccgaaccctagtttgaaaccctaaacctTGCTTGAAACCTTATTTCAAAACCCCAACACTAGTTTGAAACCCAACTACGAACTTCTAACTCAACATTGggttgttatatatatatatatatatatattttatatatttttttctaaatctcaAATAATCTTGTGGTACTAATGCCCTCACTTGAAAACCACTGACTGACTTAAAATATTCTTATGCGTGAAGTCTATTCTAGTGCTATTAAGTAGGTCagagagttatttaaaaaaaaaaaaaaaaaattattttctccGACTGCGTGCGCGtcggtgcgtgtgtgcgtgcttgccgCTCCATTGGGGCTGCAGCACTAGTAGCACCCAGAAGTGAACAAAGCGACCCGGAAGCGTTGCCCCGACTGGAGGCAGGCAGAAAGAGCATCCAGCCTTTTCTGTATATGAAAGCTGTGCTCGCAAGACAATACCTGCAGTCAGGACCAAAGGTATTTATTTGTGCAtgtatttttgttgtcttttctaCTCCAAACGACTGCACCGTGcacggaaaaaaaatcaagccgtCGTCCTTTACTATTCGTCCAAAAGTTGctcaatattcttttttttttttaaacgcactAAACAAAGTGCGATTTGGTTGAAATGGAACATTGCCCGTTCACTGCGTAATCTACGCGTTGTGTAGAAAAAAGAAAGCTGTTCGTTTATAGACCGTTGTGCTTGCGACCGCATCTTGTCTGTTTCCgcgctgcttttttttcccttttccctcccCCCTCGACAGGACATGGTTGTTGTAGGAAGTGTCAGTTTTTTTTAAGGGGTGGGGAGGCCGGGCTATTCAAAGCTGTGCAAGGGGCCGTAAACAAGCCATCGTGCTAACATGGACGCGATAAACAGTCACACGTTCTCGGCCACAACGCACTCACTAcatttttttggggaggggggagggagaaaaagaCTGCAGAATATGGCGTCCCGCCTTATAAAAATAAGGCTGccatttttgtttctcttttgtCTGGGAATGTTTTCAGATGGACCGTATGGGTCTGGTAAAAAATAAGAGTTCCGAAAAGCTCCCACATCCGGATGGGTGTTCTGAGGTGATCAAACACCATATGAAGgcaaagttgaaagaaaaaaaaaaaaaaaaggtcgacTAACTATTTTCTTTACGGAAATACAAACATCACAGCAGAAAGGGCAGATGAAAAGACAAAAACTATATTTCAAAGCTCACCCCTACGGCTCGCCGGTATTTGTATTTAAATTTGGATTACGTTTAAATGTTTGAACTGCAACTCTGAGTAGAAGTCTGCACTCGCACGCAGGTAAACTTCTATTACAGCTTGACGCTTCaatttgtcacatttttttatCTTATGAATAGTCGTGTATATTTTGTTTATGCAACCAACCAACGTTTAACGAAACTGCAAAATTGACTCATATTCTATGTATGGCAGCAACAAACTCTTATTTTTATCATTCAataatttattcattattttctcGATTAATCAATGACAAGGGAAAAaccattaaaaacattttgatttccACCCCTTGGTTCCAAAACGCATTTCAAATTGACAGAGCAGAAAATACACGATCATAAATTATGATTCAATTACTACTATGGTTTGTAACATGTCAGAAATAGGCAAAATTGTCGATCATTGTTTTCCCAAATAAAAGCACGTTTATATTTGCCCCAATCAATGCCTTGTCCTTGGAGAAAAACGATTTTCATGAGGACTGTGAATATTTctgcatagtttttttttttttataatgatgAGTCAATCATTTAAACAATATGAATTTGTATAATAATCAATGAATTGTTGTATTTCTAATTTAATGCTTTGGAATATTGCACATCTTCTGATTGATGTCTTTGAACAATGAGGTTCCTCTGATGGTGTGGAAGCTCTTTACAAGACCATGGCTTATGCTGTAAGATCTGATAACAAATGTCAGTGAAAGCCTCCTAGAACATCTGAATGTTATGTTGTGGTATTCCGAGAAATTTTAAATGGTGGCAGGTATGGGCTGACCCCTGTGACTTTGAATGTGATTGGATAATTCGGAACACAAACACAGTTTTGGGTGTGctcacttgtgcaaccacattatctcAGGTGTTCATTTTTACATTCCATGTTTACCAGCCATGTTGTTAGTTGAAGCAGCCTAGGAGCTACAGAAGCTGCGTAAAATCAAAtctattaaaaatataaattgtCCTGAGCAATACCTCTCTTATCTTAGTGTCTCATTACATTTTTTGAATTTTAGGATGGCAGAGCCACGATTTAACAACCCTTATTTTTGGCCGCCACCGCCATCCATGCCTGGCCAGGTAAGTCAGCCTTATCACTTAACTGTGATGTTTCCATCTTCTGTTGTTTGCATGTATGAATGGCCAGTTCTGACAAAAAGCTACTAAATCAAAGCTCATTTTAGATATCTGATGACAATCATCTGTCAGTTTTCTGTTGAGCATGACCCGTTAACCCTTTCAGCTGGATAACCTGGTGCTCATAAACAAGATAAAGGAGCAACTGATGGCCGAGAAGATTCGACCCCTGCATATGCCGCCTACTTCCACGCCTTCCCAGCAACCTTTGCTGTTGCCCACCTCATCCCCCGACGGCGGCGGCTCCCAGCATGCGATGTCAGTTCCCAAACTACAGTCGCAGCAAGTGACGGGCCACCACCCGCAGCAACAGTCGGATATCACTTTGCATGCTCGTTCAGGTTCTGGACCAGGTAGCCAATTTTTCTCATCTTCTGTCATGATTTAATCATTAATTCCTCACATGGAATTCCATCAGTTTTATCACATCTATTTATACCAATAATCCCccaataaagacaaaaaaaataaaaatctgtcaAGACTTGTCTTGCACTTTGTTGGTCAAAGATGTAAGTAGCGTTTGGTCTCGCCTTCTTAACTTCCAGATGGAAATATGGACGACAAGTCGGCTGTGAAGGCTAAAGGGTTATGGGAAGACTGGCATATGAGGCAACTAAGCGAGCAGCACGCCCGCGCCAACCATCGATCAGGTACTGCGGATTTTTATGCCAGGAAAACATACTGACATCCAAGCTGAAATTTGCCTTATCGTGTTGCTTGGTCTTGTGTCAGTATGTGTGCCCACATAGGAGAGACACTTCAGAGAAAGTTGAAGTTGTatttggaatgaaaaaaaaacaccctacCTTGAGCTACCTGTCAAGTAAATAACACTTCaatgtcataataataataataatagcattGTCCTACCTGTTACCTCCATAGGTCTGGCTCCTTCATCCCGACCCGAAAGTCACAGCACCTCCGATGCGCTAACCCCCACAACGCCAACTTCCAGCAGTCAGAACCGCCTGGGTGGCGCCCCCTCAGTCAACATCATCTCTGGGCTGGCTACTGGTCCTGCCATGGACCACATGAAGGTTGGAGGTTTGGCGGGACTGTTGGGCCCGCCACCCAAGGCACCACGGGGACGAAAGAAGATCAAAGCTGAGAACCAGTCGGGTCCTTTGCTGGTAGTCCCCTATCCTATTCTGGCAGACCAAGGCTGCATCACTGTGGCACCCAAAGAGGGCAAAACATACAGGTTGGACATTCAAAGCTGCTGTTTTCTCACCATGTAGAGCTCATTTGCATCCCAATTGACACCTTTCAGAGCAAATCAGACCTCTCGTTCTAACACCAAATTGGCCCAACAGCTCTCCAAACACATTCAAGTGAAGTTTATTGAAGTTGGCTTTTGATAAACAAGAGAGCGCTTCCTCATTGAGGTGTCAACATGTCACTGACCTGACAGGACGAGTGCCTCACGAAGAGGATAGTAAATCAATCGGCATTAATAAGCATGTTTTTGTGGAGCTCACATTTACTGTTGTCTTTGTAATTAAGTTTGAATAAATAGAGGTAGAGGGAGGAAAATGAAACCGAAGACAAAATGACCAATGAGctgatgctgtttttttttttgttaaaaggtGCAAAGTGTGCCCACTCACCTTCCTGACCAAATCAGAAATGCAGATCCACTCCAAGTCCCACACAGAGGCCAAACCACACAAGTGTCCGCACTGCTCCAAGACATTCGCCAACGCCTCCTACCTGTCCCAGCACCTGCGCATCCATCTGGGCATTAAACCCTACCATTGCTCCTACTGTGAGAACTCTTTCCGCCAGCTCTCACATCTGCAGCAGCACACCAGGTCAGTCAGCTGTCACGGGCCTTTAAAGACAGTTCACAAGTTGACAATGCAAAGTCAAATAGGAATAATCACTTTGTTTGTCGCAGAATCCACACCGGCGACCGGCCTTATAAATGTGCTCACCCCGGATGTGAAAAGGCATTTACCCAACTGTCCAATCTCCAGGTGGGTTTATTTCTGCCACCCGGTGGCAGACAATAAGTCTCGGGTCCCGATGATGGCGACGGCTTTGGGAATGATGACAAATGTGTCTTTTCAGTCTCACCAGAGGCAGCACAATAAAGACAAGCCGTACAAATGTCCCAACTGCTACCGTGCCTACGCCGACTCTGCATCGTTGCAGATCCACTTGTCGGCGCACGCCATCAAAAACGCCAAGGCATACTGTTGTAGCATGTGTGGCCGGGCTTACACCTCAGTAAGTAAACCAAGTGCGCAATGACAAAATGTTACGTCCGTCGCCGTGATTCTCACAATGTATGTTGTCTGTTCTTGCAGGAGACTTACCTTATGAAGCACATGTCCAAACACACAGTGGTGGAACACCTAGTGAGCCACCAGTCCCCTGAGAGGACCGAGTCCCCCAGTATCCCCATACGGATCTCCCTTATCTGAGCTGCCTGGCGCCCAGTATCGGTTCTATTAAGCGCCCATATTAGGCGCGAGCTTCACAGGCCCTGCAGCGGCGGTCATCTACATAAGGCTTAAATTAGCA
This region of Syngnathus typhle isolate RoL2023-S1 ecotype Sweden linkage group LG2, RoL_Styp_1.0, whole genome shotgun sequence genomic DNA includes:
- the ttc34 gene encoding tetratricopeptide repeat protein 34 isoform X2 is translated as MTAMVRPGIKVSVLCEDADKLLEAGELVRATYLYTSAFSTHAGTTVSHMRKMELSDLQGVISILESWLDHPEVQPDEVLSKGLVALFLSTLCPNNLTATVFKMESLLQSGGQGCEEIFARCTALLERKQKPNPEDICYVALEITRALSCLLSESRRTTGLKLYLKTYKSNKCETVKLVKSRQAAQIPQIVKAVTDQMHHWHPSLMLDSKCEATKKDSMQLNLEAASPLLEFLLELSPDDSHVQELQAAHLFFIGRFGDSADVYSAILEMIQDTPDRRARILTGRAAAFLSAGGRVAEACLDLGQAFEAHPPCARIYFQKLFTDLGTGWAACNHLRQQAEKGLSAFRETVLIRADLRSLDGVELLDPVIAQLRTLCHLEPDGGRRELRVRLAECLLLRGEHKEALSICSQLAISKDQNSYQNTVQVLCGYARLLTDDHKGALEDFQAVIEHNAPHPPSCVRALCGRGLLRMTGGFNYLTALDYVTANRLHPLETSLTVRCLVPWNLRGLLLTVLLEQGRVMLEQAGRRQSAACENYSQQAQQDDQLNVTSKPDDHKAGSPAGVHCLAMLLMELQPGTDGPQILAADALYQLGRVEEAYRLLLLSIGHKSPRAPVLARLVLLQLHRGFLYDTNQLLKKLIQCGDTSCLRPLLTVAKQKDRALLQARCHSAAKRLLECTTEESAIREAVAYLSIAIIIADGGAVDSLLERGRCYALLGQRKTAIFDFSAILKEQPKHVEALCGRGFTYLLLNQQKECTHDILAALQINTDEVTKDLLSLKDRARKLVSDWLHEFCRSSLSDVLVANNVPCHEDRLREASVICAALTKTNCAGPRWHLLCVDILLAKGEVEAAGAHLSQMFSQEPRNPSAKARAGVMDAWRHNYCRAARRLCKLAEKESSCLELLLALIPSNQREQAAAQDASSVCSDGSWDQALPLLTLAVQAADKHRLQYLRQRAVCLARLGLHERSVADLDGVIQKHGCSDAGCSNDPQVWAEDLCHRGCSLVLCSREGPALEDYSRALELHKERTFQCVEEGLGRLRVGECFLRGALQHYGEQQLSKAWALIEWGLVVDGDNAELRRLRAKVKREVASPCNVN
- the ttc34 gene encoding tetratricopeptide repeat protein 34 isoform X1 — translated: MTAMVRPGIKVSVLCEDADKLLEAGELVRATYLYTSAFSTHAGTTVSHMRKMELSDLQGVISILESWLDHPEVQPDEVLSKGLVALFLSTLCPNNLTATVFKMESLLQSGGQGCEEIFARCTALLERKQKPNPEDICYVALEITRALSCLLSESRRTTGLKLYLKTYKSNKCETVKLVKSRQAAQIPQIVKAVTDQMHHWHPSLMLDSKCEATKKDSMQLNLEAASPLLEFLLELSPDDSHVQELQAAHLFFIGRFGDSADVYSAILEMIQDTPDRRARILTGRAAAFLSAGGRVAEACLDLGQAFEAHPPCARIYFQKLFTDLGTGWAACNHLRQQAEKGLSAFRETVLIRADLRSLDGVELLDPVIAQLRTLCHLEPDGGRRELRVRLAECLLLRGEHKEALSICSQLAISKDQNSYQNTVQVLCGYARLLTDDHKGALEDFQAVIEHNAPHPPSCVRALCGRGLLRMTGGFNYLTALDYVTANRLHPLETSLTVRCLVPWNLRGLLLTVLLEQGRVMLEQAGRRQSAACENYSQQAQQDDQLNVTSKPDDHKAGSPAGVHCLAMLLMELQPGTDGPQILAADALYQLGRVEEAYRLLLLSIGHKSPRAPVLARLVLLQLHRGFLYDTNQLLKKLIQCGDTSCLRPLLTVAKQKDRALLQARCHSAAKRLLECTTEESAIREAVAYLSIAIIIADGGAVDSLLERGRCYALLGQRKTAIFDFSAILKEQPKHVEALCGRGFTYLLLNQQKECTHDILAALQINTDEVTKDLLSLKDRARKLVSDWLHEFCRSSLSDVLVANNVPCHEDRLREASVICAALTKTNCAGPRWHLLCVDILLAKGEVEAAGAHLSQMFSQEPRNPSAKARAGVMDAWRHNYCRAARRLCKLAEKESSCLELLLALIPSNQREQVAKAAAQDASSVCSDGSWDQALPLLTLAVQAADKHRLQYLRQRAVCLARLGLHERSVADLDGVIQKHGCSDAGCSNDPQVWAEDLCHRGCSLVLCSREGPALEDYSRALELHKERTFQCVEEGLGRLRVGECFLRGALQHYGEQQLSKAWALIEWGLVVDGDNAELRRLRAKVKREVASPCNVN